The DNA sequence AATGTAGGAAgtaaacatgcaaaaaaaaaagtttatgttttGCAGTAGCTTAATAAAATATAAAGGCAGAATGTATTCTTGTAGTAACTATTTTAGACATAATATCATAACAATGCACAacaaatattaacccttaccctgctaaatttctataatgaacttgtccatctttcaatttgaacagtaccattaactgttaaaaggggtgtttaccaaaacgatactgactgaatggcgaacagtgcagaccatgatcagactgcacggatgtgcaggctgatcttggtctgcactggtcgcaaaggcagaatcacttgccaccagcaggctaagggttaatatgtatttgatttaccctTAAAATTGTTTCAGATGTTTTTTTCAGCTTATCTATGGTAGATATCAAATATCACTTAATGTTTTATTGTGAAGATAATGCAGTTTTACTCGTCTCGTATTAAAATGTCACAGGATTTTTAATACAGGACAGGTTGTAATAATATCGATCTGTATTTATTATAGCTAAGAAAGCTATAAACAGCTACGTACAAATAGTTTCTATCTGGATGacattatattataaaaataacaatttgtgtacatgctgaaattttaatattaggtttatgtaatatattatttgtgGATTCATTAAAAGTATTATTACTTACAAAAATATAATGCCATTTGCCTTTATTCTGTATATTGCAAGCTAACAACATGAACATTGAGtcgaatttatttcattttattggaaatggtttccacaaaaaggcatataaattttctttattattgtttattattgttGGCTTTAGAGTCTAAGCTATATGGTAATTTGtatagcttttgatggtgaaggaaggcCCATGTGCCCATCCGGGTATTTTTTCTTACGCATGGACAGGCATCCGATTAGAAGCAAGAACTTTttgcaagccagctggataacGTCTAAAAAACGAAGAATTCTACCATTCATAGCATGGTTTTGAAGACTCACATCGATGTGGGGGCAGGCAGGTCGACGTTTGCTACCTTAAGCAATCGGGCACCGAGACCACTActtgaaagaaaaggaaaaagtcaGCCAGAGGCACGTTTGTAGTAAGGAGGATATGAACTGCTCATATTAATCTTTTCGAGCCTTAAAGTAGCTGTCACCGTTCAGACATTTTTGCACCGTCGTTGTTACTCTAAGAGAAAAGATAATATCAGAATCAAATACTATAAAACACCTAGTGCATAGCTAATCGTGTTCCTTAAATAGAATATACGAAAAGTATAAAAACTGTCATAAAAGTTTGCTTAAAGACACACCACGGCCTAGTGACCTTTCTTTGCacacaaaaatttcatgaaagtcCTTTTTATAGCACACattattctccctgtcgtcaaagcagagggcgggaaAAATCAAGATGGGAATACTTCGCTGaatgaagcagacgaggcaaaataccttggagtgacctttgacaaacggctaacccggaagccccacattagtcaagcagaagggatggcccgtaggaagcttgccatgatgcgcaaacttgctggaacaacatggggagcaaatgagcaaatactgaagacagtatatcagggaatagtgagaccccatttagattatagctcaactgcctggtccactactgtcatataaccaacaggctttatacatggttcagaaccaagcattgtgGATTATGACAGGTACTAATACAAAGTCTACActaatctccttcatggagaagctaacaggcacacagtcgttacaagacagaagacatgcaaaggttctgcttcaagcagataAGTTCAGGtctttcaagaccatcccatgaaagccaagctagatggctacacaaaaaatcggctcaaacgtttcagcttcgtacatgaggcaaagaaactcaaccgagagttcaaaactgagctgagcataccaacgactatCCTgggtagtgaagacatcataaacccactagcaAATGATCTTTCCTCAGTGACTGTAAGACTTGCTGTTTCTCGTGTTGACCGCGGGaaacaagaggatgaaggcattcggaataGCCTCACACTTgttatgatcaatgaagactatcctccggaatcatggactcatttCTAAACAGACGGATCAGCcgcatgcgccgtcaaagatggaggagcaggagttttcattaaatacccatatggcaagagagaaacactacatgcagccacagggaaacactgcagcaattacaaggcagaaaCTGAAACACTCATGAAGGCCGtatcaatggttgaagactcggcagaagaaagctcctcagtcgtctttctcacagatgcactgtctgtcatggaagctctgttCAACAATAAAAGTCCACAgttagccaggagaatgcagagcctgagtataacctgcaaagtagcacttcagtggattccatcccattgttgACTTACAGGCAATGAaaaggcagacaaactggcttagctaggagctcagtcagaacaaccaacataACCCGTGAGTTACAAGGGAAAAATCCCCATAATAAAGGCACTAACGGGACCAAGGAttgaggaagatgcttttcatctccttgatcggtctgaacatgtgatgatggtcaggctccgctcagggcacaacaagctcaatgctcacatgtacaagacaTACAGACTTCGCCatcttgtccatgtggtgaagtagatcagactgcggagcatgtacttcagagatgtaaaaggcatgaccaggagtgAGCTGCGACTTGGctgatagatacctcaatccaccagaaactgtatggggacattgaggatctgcggcaaaccacaagtttcatcgaggctactggtttgacagtgtagtcgcgaacagcaagaagaagaagattcttataatacaggtaatatacagctatactacaattTTTCAGGCGGACAATTTAGGCTCTTCCTGAGTAAATGTGTTTTCACGACtttatttgcaaacttattcagtctaTCTCTTTTTAGCATAGTTCTGAGAATATGGATGAATAGCTgccttacactgtagaaacaaaatgttattgcAATATAACTAAATGCACcgacattgtcttggcctaatatatgtcaatgtcagtttgaaaattaattcttatatatctcatatttttatgcaaatcatATTTGATCACCATTATGGGtatacaaaagaatacaggtaTTTTGTGGCGTCCCTTAAAATGACGAGCGAGGAAGTAATTAACAGAAATATGAAGCagacactgttttattttacacaaatagattgaaaatgttaaagaaaCAGTTCAAATTGATTAACATATTATGAAgtcttataccccagtcacacatacggcgcgaatAGCTACGTCTGGCCATgtatagaaacgtagtaatccgtatcggtTCGTACCTGAGCCTTACGGATTGATACAGaatactactttaaggtacggctcaagTACGGCTCGATACGGATTattacgtttctatccgtggctagacgtagctgtcagcgccgtatgtgtgactggggtataatgtAGCCATTATAAGTTCCTTTTAATgacaataaataaaaagaattgttttaaagcaaataaataaatgtttgtttataacATATGACGAAATCATACAGCTAGACACTCTTTGGCTTTGTTTCTCAAAATGTCTTAAAGATGGTTTAagcatacataaatatatattctacACAAGTCTCTATGAAATGGATATACATTCCGGCAATGTAACACAGCAGTCCCAATACATTAATAAGAACAAAGGTTTAGCAATTGTTATATATCctaatttttcagaaaatataccACCATAACAACAACAGGAGATAGTAAAATGATCCATTGTATAATAGTGACACCTAGAGCGAACTTCATAAAATTCTGATCGCAGCATTCCTCGGCACCATCACAGCCACCAGATAAATAAGCATAGTTGTGAAAGATATAAATACTTCCTGCAAAAAGATAAATGTAGGACAGTGAACGtcactttcaacagtatttcagttacactATGACGGTAAACAAACTTTACGTATCAAGAACAGCTGCAAAGGTGCGTTCTTTAAAACATTACCGTTtgctttatattttgaaattaacggTTTCGCGATTCTTTAGCATTAAAGTTGAGATATTTAAGACATTGAAGAATATACTTTGAGgattattctaaaatattttgctttctgAATATACAAATTTCAGACATTATTTTGTCCTGATCTAAAAATCTTACAAGTCAATTTGCTTATTGTAACTGCAACTTAAACAATGTAAATGCTCACTAACCTACAATGATGCTTATAAAATGTTCAACAATAAGACAAACACCTCCTACAACACCACTCTCAGCGGCATTAGCAAATGTTCCAACGCAACCTACAACAACATCGATAACGGTCTCGGCACCACCTGTTCCGGCTATTAATGCTGGAATTGCACGATCAGCAGGGCAGTCATTGCGGAAAACCAGTCATGTTGAAGGTGACTATATATAGAATTATTATATCATAGTGTATAGTAAGCTAGTATAGCATCTAACACAAGAGACTGGATGTTACTCCTTTCCTCTGTCAGTATTGTATGATATGCACAAAAtgtgtgtgtattttttgttgttgttaataaATCATGAAATGTTCAAATTGTACACAAACGCCTTTGATTACTGCACATATTTATGTAACTTAGAAACttagtttttgaaaatataattagatataattaaaatatgcaagaattatcaaaatataaaatatataaaataaacctTTGAATAG is a window from the Mercenaria mercenaria strain notata chromosome 7, MADL_Memer_1, whole genome shotgun sequence genome containing:
- the LOC123554097 gene encoding uncharacterized protein LOC123554097 isoform X3, translating into MACGRGSGGAKGKGIGQGRGKGEGSVFILIGYVIVLVLLGLVKFIVGLVFRNDCPADRAIPALIAGTGGAETVIDVVVGCVGTFANAAESGVVGGVCLIVEHFISIIVGSIYIFHNYAYLSGGCDGAEECCDQNFMKFALGVTIIQWIILLSPVVVMVVYFLKN
- the LOC123554097 gene encoding uncharacterized protein LOC123554097 isoform X1 — translated: MHEGDLFSSRPILTTTMACGRGSGGAKGKGIGQGRGKGEGSVFILIGYVIVLVLLGLVKFIVGLVFRNDCPADRAIPALIAGTGGAETVIDVVVGCVGTFANAAESGVVGGVCLIVEHFISIIVGSIYIFHNYAYLSGGCDGAEECCDQNFMKFALGVTIIQWIILLSPVVVMVVYFLKN
- the LOC123554097 gene encoding uncharacterized protein LOC123554097 isoform X2, giving the protein MHEGDLFSRPILTTTMACGRGSGGAKGKGIGQGRGKGEGSVFILIGYVIVLVLLGLVKFIVGLVFRNDCPADRAIPALIAGTGGAETVIDVVVGCVGTFANAAESGVVGGVCLIVEHFISIIVGSIYIFHNYAYLSGGCDGAEECCDQNFMKFALGVTIIQWIILLSPVVVMVVYFLKN